Proteins encoded by one window of Lathyrus oleraceus cultivar Zhongwan6 chromosome 1, CAAS_Psat_ZW6_1.0, whole genome shotgun sequence:
- the LOC127104659 gene encoding uncharacterized protein LOC127104659 — MDIVKKVNYRYNIVYKFPSPVLDDLLKLAKRSPHDNLDVFRKDYGKILGYLKKPDVTQVVAALYLSEYIMKANFKKKGSVCGYHLSFLLKEAGGMDDKKDWKALNVVLACCVYGIVLFPNEVKFVDENIVAIFIQRSHVPTLLGDFYHSIHSRSYKGKDGVVHCCAPLLYHWFRSHLLCQGVFVDIQDTLKWSQSLMGLTSKDIDWYKHSLSRSESKEVIFSCGEFPNVPVMGMRGGINYNPTISQRQLGYALKDPPKDKDVLLAKNEELGVKLLVASQEKSQLSHKLKKVQREVTGVVKFKKRSRFEDGREITYVSVEVHKEVLEEDEDKIKRKHRDYEVLKASKSNMEKRYRDKIEESEKKLQAKDFQFEEKNTQMLGVETQLKGSNIQLGNVVEEVASLKVQLEGKDDDPTQILLPECNECEKLIEQC; from the exons ATGGATATTGTTAAGAAGGTCAACTACAGATACAACATCGTCTACAAGTTCCCAAGCCCGGTTCTGGATGATCTTCTCAAGCTAGCTAAAAGGTCTCCCCATGATAATCTTGATGTCTTCAGAAAGGATTATGGAAAGATTTTAGGTTACTT GAAGAAACCTGATGTTACTCAGGTTGTTGCTGCTCTTTATTTGAGTGAATATATTATGAAGGCTAACTTTAAGAAGAAGGGAAGTGTTTGTGGTTATCATTTGAGTTTTCTGTTGAAAGAAGCTGGTGGTATGGATGATAAGAAAGATTGGAAGGCTCTCAATGTTGTTTTAGCTTGTTGTGTTTATGGGATTGTGTTATTTCCTAATGAAGTGAAGTTCGTTGATGAGAACATTGTTGCTATCTTCATTCAAAGGAGTCATGTTCCAACTCTCTTAGGAGATTTTTATCATTCCATACACTCTAGGAGTTACAAAGGGAAGGATGGTGTCGTTCATTGTTGTGCACCACTATTATACCATTGGTTTAGAAGTCATCTCCTTTGCCAAGGTGTTTTTGTTGATATCCAAGACACCTTGAAGTGGTCCCAAAGTCTGATGGGACTCACCTCCAAGGACATTGACTGGTACAAACATAGTTTGAGTAGGTCGGAAAGTAAAGAAGTGATCTTTAGCTGTggggagttccccaatgtgcctgTCATGGGGATGAGGGGTggcattaattacaacccaacTATTTCCCAAAGACAATTAGGGTATGCTTTAAAAGATCCACCTAAGGATAAAGATGT ACTACTTGCAAAGAATGAAGAGTTAGGGGTAAAGCTCCTTGTGGCCAGTCAAGAGAAATCTCAATTGTCTCACAAACTTAAGAAAGTTCAAAGAGAAGTGACTGGGGTTGTGAAATTTAAGAAGAGATCAAGGTTTGAAGATGGTAGAGAAATCACGTATGTTTCTGTTGAAGTTCATAAAGAGGTtcttgaagaagatgaagataaGATCAAGCGAAAGCACCGAGATTATGAAGTTCTTAAAGCATCCAAATCCAATATGGAGAAAAGATACAGAGACAAGATTGAAGAGTCAGAGAAGAAACTCCAAGCTAAAGATTTCCAGTTTGAAGAGAAGAACACTCAGATGCTAGGGGTGGAGACTCAACTCAAAGGAAGCAACATTCAGTTGGGAAACGTTGTAGAGGAGGTTGCAAGTCTCAAGGTTCAGTTGGAGGGAAAAGATGATGATCCTACACAGATTCTGCTTCCAGAATGCAATGAGTGCGAGAAGTTGATTGAGCAGTGCTAA